One Microtus pennsylvanicus isolate mMicPen1 chromosome 3, mMicPen1.hap1, whole genome shotgun sequence DNA window includes the following coding sequences:
- the Cep57 gene encoding centrosomal protein of 57 kDa, whose protein sequence is MAAASVSAASESQFSNILAEPSRSNGNMVRHSSSAYVLYPPDKPFLNSDLRRSPNKPTLAYPESNSRAIFSALKNLQDKIRRLELERIQAEESVKTLSRETIEYKKVLDEQIQERENSKNKESKHNQELTSQLVAAENKCNLLEKQLEYMRNMIKHAEMERTSVLEKQVSLERERQHDQTHVQSQLEKLDLLEQEYNKLTTMQALAEKKMEELESKLREEEKERKRMQAQAAELQTGLEANRLIFEDKTVSSYVPTSSRKIKKKKSKPPEKKGSKNYFGAQPHYRLCLGDMPFVAGKSTSPSHAVVANVQHVLHLMKHHSKALCNDRVVNSVPLAKQACSRGSKSKKPVTPPSSSVSEELSDVLQTLQDEFGQMSFDHQQLAKLIQESPTEELKNNLECELEALVGRMEAKANQITKVRKYQAQLEKQNIDKQKKELKANKKTVEEEGNSSSRSSEGTRTTSKKDFAKHRPGEKSRKNLQLLKDMQTIQNSLQSSNLCWDY, encoded by the exons ATGGCGGCTGCCTCGGTCTCGGCGGcttctgagtctcagttttcG aacaTCCTAGCAGAACCATCAAGGTCTAATGGAAATATGGTTCGTCATTCTTCATCTGCATATGTATTATATCCACCTGATAAGCCTTTCCTTAATAGTGATCTGCGACGCTCCCCAAATAAGCCCACACTTGCCTATCCAGAAAGCAACAGCAGAG CCATATTTTCTGCTCTTAAGAATCTTCAAGATAAGATTCGACGCTTGGAACTGGAAAGGATTCAGGCAGAAGAAAGTGTGAAAACCTTGTCTAGGGAAACAATTGAATATAAGAAAGTACTGGATGAACAGatacaagagagagagaattcaaagaataaagaatcaaAGCACAATCAAG AACTGACATCCCAGTTGGTAGCtgcagaaaataaatgtaatcttTTAGAAAAACAATTGGAGTACATGCGAAATATGATAAAGCATGCAGAAATGGAAAGGACATCTGTCTTAGAAAAGCAG GTTTCCCTAGAAAGAGAACGGCAACATGATCAAACCCACGTTCAGAGCCAGCTGGAGAAACTGGATCTTCTTGAACAGGAATACAACAAGCTTACCACAATGCAGGCTCTTGCAGAA aaaaaaatggaagagttGGAATCTAAACTCcgtgaagaagagaaggaaaggaagcgTATGCAGGCTCAGGCAGCAGAG CTGCAGACTGGTCTAGAAGCAAACAGACTTATTTTTGAAGATAAGACAGTTTCTTCGTATGTTCCAACCAgcagtagaaaaattaaaaaaaagaagtcaaaaccGCCAGAAAAG AAAGGTTCTAAGAACTATTTCGGTGCACAGCCACATTACAGATTGTGCTTAGGCGATATGCCCTTTGTTGCTGGAAAG TCCACCAGTCCCAGCCATGCCGTAGTAGCCAACGTTCAGCATGTCTTGCATCTGATGAAGCACCACAGTAAAGCTTTGTGCAATGATCGAGTTGTTAACAGTGTTCCCTTGGCAAAGCAAGCTTGTTCCCGAGGTAGCAAGAGTAAGAAGCCAGTGACACCTCCTTCCAGCAGTGTCAGTGAAGAGCTGTCGGATGTCTTACAGACACTACAGGATGAATTTGGGCAAATGAGCTT tgATCACCAGCAGCTTGCTAAACTCATCCAGGAGTCACCGACTGAGGAACTGAAAAACAACTTGGAGTGTGAATTGGAGGCATTAGTGGGGAGAATGGAAGCAAAGGCCAACCAGATAACTAAAGTTCGAAAATACCAAGCCCAG CTGGAGAAACAAAACATAGATAAGCAGAAGAAGGAATTAAAAGCTAACAAAAAGACTGttgaggaagaaggaaacagCAGCAGTCGCTCATCTGAAGGCACAAGGACCACAAGTAAGAAGGATTTTGCCAAACACAGACCTGGAGAAAAAAGCAGGAAAAATCTTCAGTTACTGAAGGACATGCAAACCATACAGAATTCACTGCAGAGCAGTAATCTGTGTTGGGATTACTGA